A window from Fusarium musae strain F31 chromosome 8, whole genome shotgun sequence encodes these proteins:
- a CDS encoding hypothetical protein (EggNog:ENOG41), protein MLALVVAAIIAFPLPVEADGRYRSRPDLSPPTLNITIPCQDNCSEGYLFVAPFTGHDDPVNHGPLQGAPYILTSNGDLAWSGFTYFSIWAGNFQAARWKGQPVLFSFEGAHNSLHGHGHGHHTFLDQNYQNIRELRAGNHMISDKHEFIVLNETTALFQIYHPVQRNLRRYGGTEKQTWIVDARFQEMDIETGEVLFEWASLDHVSPDETALPLILGQAGIGHNSSTAWDYFHINSITKGDDGHYLLSARHASTIYKINGTDGSIIWRLGGSFSDFTLGPNVTFGFQHHARYLRGGSGELTEIVSLFDNSVYGSESAGGGDKEVHLYPYSRGKYIKLNHATRTATLELAFLPPQSPILAKSQGSLQTLPNGNALINWGSEGQITEYSSSGETVFHAFLDSGFLQDKLQNYRAFRYNWTGYSPETLAVLAEEGERGEVNVYVSWNGDTRTVAWRVSWSERIGWITIRKTQTHPKTGFETAIQLTKPSSSMGLVFVEALGADGQVLQVSEGVGTELAYWLEPETVKSTRPQKQVTLNGDL, encoded by the coding sequence ATGCTTGCACTCGTTGTAGCGGCTATTATTGCATTTCCTCTCCCTGTAGAAGCAGATGGAAGATATCGAAGTCGACCAGATCTGTCTCCTCCAACGCTTAACATAACAATACCTTGTCAAGACAACTGCTCCGAAGGGTACCTCTTCGTTGCTCCATTCACCGGCCACGATGATCCGGTAAACCATGGACCGCTTCAAGGTGCTCCATACATCCTGACTAGCAACGGCGATTTGGCCTGGAGCGGTTTCACTTATTTTTCGATCTGGGCTGGCAACTTCCAAGCCGCTCGGTGGAAGGGCCAACCGGTGCTTTTCTCCTTTGAGGGAGCTCACAACAGCCTGCACGGGCACGGCCATGGCCACCATACCTTTCTCGACCAAAACTATCAGAATATTCGTGAGCTTCGTGCTGGAAACCATATGATCTCGGATAAACATGAGTTCATAGTCCTCAACGAAACCACGGCTCTCTTTCAGATTTATCATCCTGTGCAGAGGAATCTGAGGCGCTACGGCGGTACCGAGAAGCAGACGTGGATCGTTGATGCTCGCTTCCAGGAAATGGATATTGAGACTGGTGAAGTCCTGTTCGAGTGGGCAAGCTTAGATCACGTTTCGCCCGACGAAACAGCTCTACCGCTTATTTTAGGACAGGCTGGAATCGGCCACAACAGCTCCACAGCATGGGACTATTTCCACATAAATTCCATTACCAAAGGAGACGATGGGCATTATCTACTCTCGGCACGACACGCCTCGACCATTTACAAGATCAATGGCACAGACGGGTCCATCATATGGCGCCTTGGAGGAAGTTTCTCTGACTTTACTCTTGGCCCCAACGTAACATTTGGGTTTCAGCATCACGCACGTTATTTAAGGGGCGGGTCAGGCGAGTTGACCGAAATCGTTTCACTGTTCGACAACTCCGTCTATGGATCGGAATCAGCCGGTGGTGGCGACAAGGAGGTTCACCTATACCCATACTCGCGAGGCAAATATATCAAGCTAAACCATGCAACACGCACTGCtacccttgagcttgcctTCCTTCCACCACAGAGTCCTATACTCGCAAAGTCACAAGGTTCTCTGCAGACCTTGCCCAATGGGAATGCCCTGATCAATTGGGGCTCCGAAGGCCAGATCACCGAGTACTCTTCCAGCGGCGAGACTGTCTTTCATGCGTTCCTCGACAGTGGCTTTCTGCAGGATAAGCTTCAAAATTATCGTGCGTTCCGCTACAACTGGACAGGCTACTCACCAGAGACGTTGGCCGTGCTTGCTGAGGAGGGTGAGAGGGGGGAAGTGAATGTCTATGTGAGTTGGAACGGTGATACACGCACGGTAGCCTGGAGAGTATCCTGGAGCGAGCGAATTGGTTGGATAACGATTCGGAAAACGCAAACGCATCCAAAGACTGGCTTTGAAACAGCGATCCAACTAACCAAGCCCTCTTCCTCTATGGGTCTAGTCTTTGTCGAAGCTTTGGGCGCAGACGGCCAGGTTCTGCAGGTTTCTGAAGGTGTAGGTACCGAGCTGGCATACTGGCTTGAACCTGAGACCGTTAAGTCAACAAGGCCACAGAAGCAGGTAACGTTGAACGGGGACCTGTGA
- a CDS encoding hypothetical protein (EggNog:ENOG41), with the protein MATSGEHREHAENRCFTNEETPLLADHSVTTSDAAGAEESLIALSPWRKPKYFLLIETAIFTNVFFAGFDGTVTASTYAVISSDLQQSNLASWITTSYILTSTAIQPLYGRFSDILGRRACLLMATAVFGLGCLGCACSTNMATLIMMRALTGLGGGGLMTMRISEASTKPSRISSTDQALYSVQPSVV; encoded by the exons atggcAACTTCTGGCGAACACAGAGAGCATGCGGAGAATCGGTGCTTCACCAATGAAGAAACTCCCTTACTCGCAGACCACAGTGTCACCACCAGTGATGCCGCAGGAGCTGAAGAATCGCTTATTGCTTTGTCCCCATGGCGGAAGCCTAAGTACTTCCTTCTGATAGAGACCG CTATCTTCACCAATGTCTTCTTTGCAGGTTTCGATGGAACAGTAACTGCTTCTACCTACGCCGTGATCAGCTCCGACCTACAGCAATCCAACCTCGCCTCATGGATAACTACATCATACATCTTGACAAGTACAGCCATTCAACCACTCTACGGTCGCTTCTCGGATATTCTTGGTCGGCGTGCATGCCTCCTAATGGCGACAGCTGTTTTTGGTCTTGGATGCTTGGGATGTGCTTGTAGCACCAATATGGCCACTCTCATTATGATGAGAGCTTTGACAGGACTCGGTGGCGGAGGATTGATGACTATGA GAATCAGCGAGGCATCTACCAAGCCTTCCAGAATATCCTCCACGGATCAGGCGCTATATTCGGTACAACCCTCGGTGGTGTAA
- a CDS encoding hypothetical protein (EggNog:ENOG41) codes for MCKSSNLHSFLAELPKCEHHLHLEGCLTPTLLFKLATKNGVTLPKDDPSYASPEALEKRYEHFDNLEDFLQCHYRAMAVLVTQDDFETLGWEYFTAAHRDGVRHAEVFFDPQSHTSRGVPFKTVVSGFRAACDRAESELGITARLIMCFLRHLPVSSAAETMRTAMELQCFSPSTSSNGEPVISGLGLDSSEVGFRPEPFAEMFLEAEKLGVHRTAHGGEEGDPTYISGALDGLHAERIDHGIRLIEDKALMRRVVAEGVLLTICPLSNICLQVVQDVSQLPLREFIKSGVRFSLNSDDPAYFRGFVLNNYCAVQDAFNFGISEWQTIAENSIHGSWVGKKRKSELMWEVDQCVQKYTNVA; via the coding sequence ATGTGCAAATCATCCAACCTCCACTCATTCCTCGCAGAGCTACCGAAATGCGAGCATCACCTCCATCTCGAGGGCTGTCTTACACCAACCCTTCTCTTCAAACTGGCTACCAAGAATGGAGTCACCCTCCCCAAGGATGACCCCTCATACGCGTCTCCAGAAGCTCTCGAAAAGCGATACGAGCACTTTGACAATCTCGAGGACTTTCTCCAATGCCACTACCGCGCCATGGCCGTACTTGTAACCCAGGACGATTTCGAGACGCTCGGCTGGGAATATTTCACAGCAGCGCACCGTGACGGAGTCCGACACGCTGAGGTTTTCTTTGACCCTCAATCGCACACAAGTCGTGGGGTACCATTCAAGACGGTAGTTTCTGGCTTCCGCGCTGCTTGCGATAGGGCTGAGAGTGAACTTGGCATTACTGCTCGCCTCATCATGTGCTTCTTGAGACATTTGCCAGTCAGTTCAGCAGCCGAGACAATGAGAACAGCGATGGAGCTTCAGTGCTTCAGCCCAAGCACCAGCTCGAATGGGGAACCTGTTATATCTGGTCTCGGATTGGACTCGTCTGAAGTTGGGTTTCGCCCGGAGCCATTTGCTGAAATGTTTCTTGAGGCCGAAAAGCTAGGTGTTCACCGCACGGCTCATGGGGGCGAAGAAGGTGACCCTACATACATCAGCGGTGCTCTTGATGGACTTCACGCTGAGCGTATCGACCACGGTATTCGGCTAATTGAAGACAAGGCACTTATGCGTCGGGTTGTAGCGGAAGGCGTTCTCCTAACAATCTGCCCTCTGAGCAATATCTGTCTTCAGGTAGTGCAGGACGTAAGTCAGCTACCATTGAGGGAGTTCATCAAGTCTGGAGTTCGTTTCAGTCTCAATAGTGATGATCCAGCTTATTTCCGAGGGTTCGTCCTTAATAACTACTGTGCAGTTCAAGATGCGTTCAATTTTGGCATATCGGAATGGCAAACTATTGCCGAGAACTCGATCCATGGAAGCTGGGTTGgcaagaagcgcaagtcaGAGCTTATGTGGGAGGTGGACCAGTGTGTACAGAAGTATACAAATGTTGCATAG
- a CDS encoding hypothetical protein (EggNog:ENOG41), whose protein sequence is MTHDRRVSQRQPRACLECTRRKTRCDKAIPCGRCVRLSKPCSREVVRVSKIERNHRSELTFLNELADNLKTSRDIETALAAIRERRSLLLQGTGLEMVDNSPPSWSARIEHDELPRDEVATSAIPSEALPELVQPLGEGTWEHNGDMAPDSLLTQSRDSSRHEHAVEFLRIELLAWGRSGGSCFPHIDCQCRSVRPYPEIASITADPHWSGYRHVQPDLARKPSSLTKGLARSLVGFHLDNILWHHNVFHAPTFLSQCEQFWTAGTVVHSLWLSLYYAVTAVSSWTALNCAGLWTGSTFDPDLPLQLFRAMVDQLYHEDFAENHSTPEAVNTKILTVFSLQAIILSTRVAHNLGRSDWNATLLGAAIRIAHCMGLHSIRNSTENPAVTTPVGWFRCIETEVGRRCWNQLVIQDYFQVPFTETYAIHPSQFTTELPINCHDEDMMPKNETSLTINSYPRAMVQVALLMPKLLDSLNSNLPRRSLAETYKVVTASYSALRDIVRRLPPYFMQTPEPQSGTDEYMPPWLPFARRSLALSTADKVIMIHRPVLYHAFQVPALTKARKSCVAAAKTIFKEYESISQEGVIPIWTHSAFCVTATIVIGLELLFREAHTDNEAISLRSIMNRTAQSLRSRQSDILAARCAALIETILLIEEELVLSLMRSSFDGSTTQLRSVQI, encoded by the exons ATGACACACGATAG GCGTGTATCTCAACGCCAGCCTAGGGCTTGTCTGGAATGCACGCGACGCAAAACACGATGTGACAAAGCTATTCCCTGCGGGCGCTGCGTACGCCTCTCAAAGCCCTGCTCTCGCGAGGTTGTTCGTGTCAGCAAAATCGAGAGAAATCATCGGTCTGAACTCACATTTCTAAATGAGCTGGCCGATAATCTGAAGACGTCCCGAGACATCGAAACTGCCTTGGCCGCTATTCGCGAGCGCAGGTCACTGTTGTTACAGGGAACCGGCCTCGAGATGGTCGACAACAGTCCACCATCCTGGTCAGCACGCATCGAGCATGATGAGCTGCCTCGTGACGAGGTTGCTACTAGTGCTATTCCTTCGGAGGCATTACCCGAGCTTGTGCAGCCACTTGGCGAGGGTACCTGGGAACACAACGGTGACATGGCGCCAGATTCTCTGTTGACTCAAAGCAGAGATTCCAGCAGACACGAACATGCAGTTGAGTTTCTAAGGATCGAATTGCTCGCATGGGGTAGAAGCGGTGGAAGCTGCTTTCCTCATATCGACTGCCAATGTCGCTCCGTGAGGCCATACCCAGAGATCGCCAGCATCACAGCCGACCCTCATTGGTCCGGGTACAGACATGTCCAACCTGACCTGGCCCGGAAGCCGAGCTCTCTAACAAAGGGACTCGCAAGGTCACTAGTTGGATTTCATTTGGACAATATCCTTTGGCATCACAATGTTTTCCACGCTCCTACGTTCCTGTCGCAATGTGAACAATTTTGGACAGCGGGTACTGTCGTTCACTCGCTTTGGCTTTCACTTTACTATGCTGTGACTGCA GTCTCGTCGTGGACAGCTCTCAATTGCGCTGGCTTATGGACTGGCTCAACTTTTGATCCTGATCTGCCACTGCAGTTGTTCCGTGCCATGGTGGACCAACTGTATCATGAAGACTTTGCCGAAAATCACTCAA CTCCCGAAGCCGTGAATACTAAGATTCTCACAGTATTTTCATTACAGGCCATCATACTGTCCACACGCGTGGCACATAATCTTGGCCGCAGTGACTGGAATGCTACGCTTCTTGGAGCTGCTATACGTATAGCTCATTGCATGGGTCTTCACAGCATACGAAACTCAACTGAAAACCCTGCAGTCACCACGCCGGTGGGTTGGTTTCGGTGCATTGAGACTGAGGTTGGCCGACGATGCTGGAATCAGCTGGTTATCCAGGACTATTTCCAGGTTCCTTTTACGGAAACTTACG CTattcatccatctcaatTCACCACAGAGCTACCGATAAATTGTCACGACGAAGACATGATGCCCAAGAATGAAACATCGTTGACTATCAACAGCTATCCACGGGCAATGGTTCAGGTGGCTCTACTCATGCCAAAGCTTCTTGACTCCCTAAACTCGAATCTGCCTCGACGTTCTTTGGCTGAGACGTATAAAGTCGTCACAGCAAGCTACTCCGCACTCCGTGATATTGTGCGGCGCCTGCCACCATATTTCATGCAGACCCCTGAGCCGCAAAGTGGTACTGACGAATATATGCCCCCATGGCTACCCTTTGCTAGACGTAGTCTCGCTCTCAGCACCGCTGACAAGGTCATCATGATTCATCGTCCAGTTCTATATCATGCTTTCCAAGTACCGGCATTAACAAAGGCGCGAAAGTCATGCGTGGCAGCGGCCAAGACGATATTCAAGGAATACGAGTCTATTTCACAAGAGGGGGTCATTCCCATTTGGACACATTCAGCTTTTTGCGTTACAGCTACCATTGTAATTGGGTTAGAGCTGTTGTTCCGCGAGGCTCATACAGACAATGAGGCAATCTCTCTGCGCTCCATCATGAACCGTACCGCTCAAAGTCTCCGGAGCAGACAAAGTGATATACTAGCCGCTCGATGTGCTGCTCTGATCGAAACCATCCTGCTGATTGAGGAGGAACTTGTTCTCAGCCTCATGCGCTCATCGTTCGATGGAAGCACGACGCAACTGCGTTCGGTACAGATATGA
- a CDS encoding hypothetical protein (EggNog:ENOG41), translating into MASNTTGSATKVIIDTDVGGDDMIGLLMAMAAAPSIMQVVAITTVFGNVNVERSLRNVIAMFYILWEEMIWRKSKDKKFSYGGFQTFKPVVSLGSGHALGQPVVVKTNGRPYGQDGLWNFHTLYPKFTPDDSWKSLFDNSVTPPDSNPQFYQYFHASRRPSHLDILRILRDEPADTITLIALGPLTNIALAAAEDPETFLRAKELLVMGGAISVPGNISPVSEANAYNDAAAAARTYTLTSANLASTFPTTDFGKLQLPAYPERLSKQLNVTIFPMDLTNSHCITYNTFTETVKPLAEAGSPLSTMAYTFMKGIHDNCDKDCIFLEGTNEECITLHDPVPVWFALGRDFWNISAPKDLRVESLGQWTRGMHVEYKINMTEEANIPLSPGTRQGNRVRQALESPGREEFQRMVLSLFTD; encoded by the exons ATGGCTTCCAACACCACAGGCTCAGCTACCAAGGTGATTATAGACACCGATGTCG GTGGTGATGACATGATTGGGCTTTTGATGGCCATGGCCGCAGCTCCTAGCATAATGCAAGTGGTTGCGATAACGACAGTGTTTGGGAACGTCAACGTGGAGAGGTCTCTGAGAAACGTTATTGCCATGTTCTACATCCTGTGGGAGGAAATGATTTGGcgaaaaagcaaagacaaaAAATTTTCCTACGGAGGGTTTCAGACCTTCAAACCGGTTGTGTCGCTGGGGTCGGGCCATGCGCTTGGCCAGCCTGTTGTGGTTAAAACGAATGGACGCCCAT ATGGACAAGATGGTTTATGGAACTTCCACACATTG TATCCAAAGTTCACACCCGATGACTCTTGGAAGTCTCTCTTTGACAACAGCGTTACTCCCCCTGATAGTAATCCTCAGTTTTATCAGTACTTCCATGCTTCGCGTAGGCCATCTCACCTCGATATTCTCCGTATCCTACGAGACGAGCCCGCGGACACCATCACCCTCATTGCTCTTGGCCCTCTCACCAATATAGCTCTGGCCGCTGCAGAAGACCCAGAAACCTTTTTGCGCGCTAAGGAGCTTCTGGTTATGGGCGGTGCTATCTCTGTACCAGGCAACATATCGCCCGTATCGGAAGCCAATGCATACAATGATGCAGCGGCAGCCGCACGAACATATACCCTGACTAGCGCAAACCTGGCCTCTACATTTCCAACAACTGATTTCGGCAAATTACAGCTGCCAGCCTATCCGGAGCGACTCTCGAAGCAGCTGAACGTTACAATCTTTCCCATGGACCTTACAAATAGTCACTGCATCACCTACAATACCTTCACAGAGACAGTAAAGCCCCTAGCTGAAGCTGGCAGCCCTCTCTCCACAATGGCCTATACATTTATGAAAGGCATTCATGACAACTGTGATAAAGACTGCATCTTTCTTGAAGGCACCAATGAAGAGTGCATCACACTGCACGATCCGGTACCTGTCTGGTTTGCGCTCGGAAGGGATTTTTGGAACATATCAGCGCCGAAGGACCTCCGAGTGGAGAGCTTGGGGCAATGGACGAGGGGGATGCATGTTGAGTACAAGATCAACATGACAGAAGAGGCAAACATTCCCCTGAGCCCAGGTACCCGTCAAGGAAATCGTGTGCGTCAAGCGTTGGAGAGTCCAGGTCGAGAGGAATTCCAAAGAATGGTCTTGTCGCTATTCACAGACTGA
- a CDS encoding hypothetical protein (EggNog:ENOG41) → MQQTCIALSANRGFPLQSYSSDTIPPHILEALKLRSDRRISSEAQWHDIYVLIFGTSATTPKPFLDGIAKEMTGIIRDIWRQDGSQIVSKHVQEWGLPATPGQILSLVPELLDKVENRFENKSLKEMSDEQLPTIKGAMTETNIRARDDSCQEPTTLDHCPDPGFYASDFDSMSDSVFLPSDFLKSMSVTRYHDGPLPVEEAFEPEETDSAYATTSFTAHTEPLICMTTFDPADHPYDIFQQGPLSQAAGTDIYQDWLGLTDDYSLNFLEE, encoded by the exons ATGCAGCAAACCTGTATTGCTCTGTCTGCAAACAGGGGTTTCCCTCTTCAAAGCT ATAGCTCCGATACTATACCCCCTCACATTTTAGAGGCTCTCAAGCTTCGTTCTGACAGACGCATATCGTCAGAAGCTCAGTGGCACGATATCTATGTGCTTATTTTTGGGACATCGGCTACTACACCTAAGCCGTTTCTGGACGGTATTGCTAAAGAGATGACGGGAATCATTCGTGATATTTGGCGTCAAGACGGCAGCCAAATTGTGTCGAAGCATGTTCAAGAATGGGGCTTACCAGCTACCCCAGGAcaaatattatctttagtacCGGAGCTTCTCGATAAGGTTGAGAATCGATTCGAAAACAAGTCGCTGAAGGAAATGTCTGATGAGCAGCTTCCTACTATCAAAGGGGCTATGACGGAAACCAACATAAGAGCAAGAGACGACTCTTGCCAGGAACCCACGACTCTAGACCATTGCCCCGACCCCGGGTTTTATGCGTCAGACTTTGATTCCATGTCAGACTCGGTTTTCCTGCCCAGCGACTTCCTCAAGTCAATGTCTGTCACTAGATACCATGACGGTCCCCTACCAGTTGAGGAAGCTTTCGAACCAGAGGAGACTGACTCTGCGTACGCGACTACTAGCTTTACCGCGCATACAGAGCCATTGATTTGTATGACAACATTCGACCCTGCTGATCATCCGTATGATATCTTCCAGCAAGGTCCTCTATCACAGGCAGCTGGAACAGACATCTATCAAGATTGGCTTGGGCTTACTGATGACTACTCGCTGAACTTCTTAGAAGAGTAA
- a CDS encoding hypothetical protein (EggNog:ENOG41), whose product MLSELSVRHRWRLSNSESDESPAPGLHKRFTKRLSHFWRRKRDRSDAKVAAKTKQTGDTPSNNGNDDRKSIGQRVPYKALSLLFKSGYPVPDILARARLQCQQNVLYTHSGHLGGFHPASRTGPFPTLGLVPQKLDISPGDHHRAAAGGPSSHKRPPGSPGKSGSNSKKPRKENKQPADKAQNGANGDGAGDDDDKDHSDTDSDNDEDDEGDSGRDGPRYPLPTGSHERKTIACPFHKYHPARYCKCKGLRITSISYVIQHIGRGHVLKEVRMDVQETTFSTDDSPTRPETTSDHNKIVYYCPTCRYEFHGRGADIRCERHTDAGCKTKSIADTGVLLPAEFKKLKDEVTAASANDKWDKIWKTLYPGIPTPTPYNEAEPVAPIAVVAQPHNPIHHGPFPGAVNEPYHPAPPEDLAQQVPNFPQNPQDYLSDDPFTDIFHNSWGMVNEFGDVNHAPSHIPNPAPPDLRMTRPVPLDLTQWSMPPTQNPSFPNEAWKNFVVCRVCGNAGHMARDCPVRHQNNFGGPQ is encoded by the exons ATGCTTTCGGAACTCTCAGTACGACATCGTTGGAGGCTGTCCAACAGTGAGAGCGACGAGTCGCCCGCCCCAGGTTTACACAAACGTTTCACCAAACGCCTCTCGCATTTCTGGAGACGCAAACGAGACAGATCCGACGCCAAAGTGGCTGCAAAAACAAAGCAAACAGGGGATACCCCATCAAACAATGGAAATGATGATCGCAAGTCAATTGGCCAGCGAGTGCCCTACAAAGCCCTGAGCCTGCTTTTCAAGTCAGGCTACCCTGTACCTGACATCCTGGCCCGCGCGAGGCTGCAGTGTCAGCAAAATG TTCTCTATACGCACAGTGGCCATCTGGGGGGTTTTCACCCAGCCTCGCGCACCGGCCCGTTCCCGACGTTGGGTCTTGTCCCTCAGAAGCTAGACATTTCCCCGGGGGATCATCAcagggctgctgctgggggTCCCTCTAGTCACAAAAGGCCACCAGGAAGCCCTGGCAAGTctggcagcaacagcaagaagCCACGCAAGGAGAACAAACAACCCGCCGACAAAGCCCAGAATGGCGCAAATGGTGAcggtgctggtgatgatgacgacaaAGACCATAGCGACACAGATAGTGACAacgacgaggacgatgagggtGATTCCGGCCGCGATGGGCCACGTTATCCGCTACCCACAGGTTCCCACGAACGCAAAACAATTGCGTGCCCATTCCACAAGTATCATCCGGCTCGGTACTGCAAATGCAAAGGTCTCCGCATAACGTCCATCAGCTATGTTATTCAGCACATCGGCAGAGGCCACGTATTGAAAGAAGTGAGGATGGACGTACAGGAGACCACCTTTTCAACGGACGATAGTCCCACTCGACCGGAAACGACGTCAGACCACAATAAGATCGTATACTATTGTCCGACATGCCGGTATGAGTTCCATGGCCGTGGGGCTGATATCAGATGTGAACGCCACACAGATGCAGGATGCAAGACAAAAAGCATTGCGGATACGGGCGTTTTGCTACCGGCAGAGTTCAAAAAGCTCAAAGATGAGGTCACTGCAGCGTCTGCCAACGATAAATGGGACAAGATATGGAAAACATTATACCCAGGAATACCGACACCAACCCCGTACAATGAGGCAGAACCTGTTGCTCCAATTGCAGTTGTTGCACAGCCACACAACCCTATCCACCATGGCCCGTTTCCCGGAGCTGTCAATGAACCCTACCACCCTGCTCCTCCAGAAGATCTCGCTCAGCAAGTACCGAATTTTCCGCAAAACCCTCAGGATTATTTGAGCGACGACCCATTTACCGACATATTTCATAATTCCTGGGGTATGGTGAATGAGTTTGGAGACGTGAACCATGCTCCAAGCCACATCCCGAACCCCGCACCGCCTGATTTGCGGATGACCAGGCCAGTGCCGCTGGACCTGACGCAGTGGTCTATGCCGCCAACACAAAATCCGTCGTTTCCAAATGAGGCCTGGAAAAACTTCGTCGTCTGTCGCGTCTGTGGCAACGCTGGCCATATGGCTCGCGATTGTCCCGTCCGACACCAGAACAACTTCGGCGGTCCTCAATAA
- a CDS encoding hypothetical protein (EggNog:ENOG41), whose product MLIEELESLRDGIRPLKFDVLRAAIRGESVPEDFPHELVCKCLVAGIRHHDGFALEIRGKSGHHSIERAFNARDIMSGRVPVMEKPEDIPYCFWYPDVPGQGILRQLLKDHRTVLMRYQVGRACAVGGYVELYKELDILPDISIAEEARDNLPVSKDIYELVMNAPILYRVMDDYNLCLFDKPQGGACLNGDTCARSSLSKRQPLHCEFFPPPFDIAEDWCLGADGKRIEERPIPSDTLSLLYAPLPRHLPTIDKDILILMAAFTGNIDRYARLRRPHTINGEMQCIVRGIYHNTLFARWCYEQPHLSVLRKFVHARFIMNDDLTWFKHNQPISKDDLPRIIWYPQQADPTTYMELFRLMPELKQLIAQALVVCNEPDDFLRLEPELTPDIYGEITNEIRSPLFREFIDKRVSYEEEEKLADWTELLHDCHDVAPYDHLVSKEMKPHFTRALEELTLDDVGFENRKAYPPDVKDARDLMRYMSAFPHKPRDHYLEEQESGI is encoded by the coding sequence ATGCTGATCGAGGAGCTCGAAAGCCTGCGGGACGGCATCCGCCCACTGAAATTTGACGTGCTGCGAGCTGCCATACGTGGAGAATCGGTTCCTGAGGATTTCCCGCATGAGCTCGTATGCAAATGTCTTGTAGCCGGAATTCGACATCATGATGGCTTTGCTCTCGAAATCAGGGGCAAATCGGGACATCATTCCATCGAGAGAGCTTTCAACGCTAGGGATATAATGAGTGGCCGAGTGCCTGTGATGGAGAAGCCAGAAGACATTCCGTATTGCTTCTGGTACCCCGATGTTCCCGGTCAAGGCATTCTGCGGCAACTCCTGAAGGACCATCGTACAGTTTTGATGCGCTACCAAGTTGGCCGTGCTTGTGCGGTTGGAGGTTATGTGGAACTCTACAAGGAACTCGATATTCTCCCTGATATCTCCATCGCGGAAGAGGCTCGGGACAATTTACCTGTCTCGAAGGATATCTATGAACTGGTGATGAATGCGCCCATCCTCTACCGGGTCATGGACGATTACAATCTCTGTTTGTTCGATAAGCCCCAGGGCGGAGCCTGTCTCAACGGGGACACCTGCGCGAGGTCTTCACTGAGTAAGAGACAGCCACTGCATTGCGAATTCTTCCCTCCGCCATTCGATATCGCCGAGGACTGGTGTCTTGGAGCGGATGGAAAGCGAATAGAAGAGAGGCCTATCCCGAGCGACACTCTGAGCCTCCTCTATGCTCCATTGCCACGACATTTACCCACGATTGACAAAGACATACTCATTCTCATGGCTGCTTTTACCGGAAACATCGACCGCTACGCCCGACTACGAAGACCTCACACTATCAATGGTGAGATGCAGTGCATAGTGCGTGGCATCTATCACAACACCCTCTTCGCCAGGTGGTGCTACGAGCAGCCACATCTCTCTGTGCTCCGAAAGTTTGTCCATGCACGATTCATCATGAATGACGACCTCACATGGTTCAAGCACAATCAGCCAATCTCCAAAGACGACCTGCCACGCATCATCTGGTACCCCCAACAGGCAGATCCAACAACCTACATGGAGCTATTCCGCCTCATGCCTGAACTAAAACAACTCATCGCTCAAGCACTGGTTGTTTGCAACGAACCAGATGACTTCCTGCGTCTTGAGCCAGAACTCACTCCCGATATATATGGAGAGATAACAAACGAGATTCGCTCACCATTGTTCCGTGAGTTCATTGATAAGCGGGTATcgtatgaagaagaggagaagctggcAGACTGGACGGAGCTCTTGCATGATTGCCACGATGTAGCTCCTTACGATCACTTGGTATCTAAGGAAATGAAACCGCATTTTACACGTGCTCTTGAAGAGCTGACTCTTGATGACGTTGGCTTTGAGAACAGAAAGGCCTACCCGCCGGATGTAAAGGATGCTAGGGACTTGATGCGGTACATGTCTGCGTTTCCCCATAAGCCTAGGGACCATTATCTAGAAGAGCAGGAAAGCGGTATATGA